A window of the Dioscorea cayenensis subsp. rotundata cultivar TDr96_F1 chromosome 14, TDr96_F1_v2_PseudoChromosome.rev07_lg8_w22 25.fasta, whole genome shotgun sequence genome harbors these coding sequences:
- the LOC120275336 gene encoding uncharacterized protein LOC120275336, which yields MALLLSSFFFFCSCFLFNGSLAQIKIPAKFDGFAYKDVDLKMEKSIMVEAFFDPLCPDSRDAWHPLKQALDHYSQVYLTVHPFPLPYHNNAFAACQLLHIANKMNASSTYPLLDLFFKFQDNYYNGPTYNMSKSSIINNMANLAVTTIGKDKLPEVLSAFKDDDINTATRISFKYGCSRGVTGTPFFFVNGFALQDSGATLNYTDWRNIIDPLVEKQ from the exons ATGGCCCTTCTCTTgtcctccttttttttcttttgttcttgttttttgtttaatggTTCTTTAGCTCAGATTAAAATCCCTGCCAAGTTTGATGGGTTTGCTTATAAAGATGTTGAtctaaagatggagaagagTATCATGGTGGAAGCCTTCTTTGATCCACTTTGTCCTGATAGCAGAGATGCTTGGCATCCATTGAAACAAGCCTTGGATCATTACTCTCAAGTTTATCTCACAGTTCATCCTTTCCCTCTTCC TTACCACAATAATGCATTTGCTGCTTGCCAATTACTCCATATTGCAAACAAGATGAATGCATCCTCAACGTATCCTTTGCTGGActtgtttttcaaatttcag GATAACTACTACAATGGCCCAACATATAACATGTCAAAGTCCTCCATCATTAATAATATGGCGAACCTTGCAGTAACAACAATTGGGAAAGACAAACTCCCTGAAGTTCTTTCTGCTTTCAAGGATGATGATATTAATACAGCAACAAGGATTTCCTTTAAG tATGGATGCTCAAGAGGTGTGACTGGTACACCATTCTTCTTTGTCAATGGATTTGCACTTCAAGATTCTGGTGCAACCTTGAATTACACAGATTGGAGAAATATAATTGATCCACTTGTGGAGAAACAGTGa